From bacterium, a single genomic window includes:
- the arcC gene encoding carbamate kinase, which yields MTTRRFVIALGGNAIVPVGREGTYYDQYQITKTTMHQVAELSAAGHQIVITHGNGPVVGNIFLRNDAGYEKYGIAPMPLFVCGADSQGGLGYMIQQNLQNAMFLRGLDKQVATIVTQVLVDRGDPAFANPTKPIGPFYSAEQAEQVAREFGWIVKEDAGRGWRRVVPSPRPRQVIEFRVIKDLLEAGVLVIACGGGGVPVAKCEMDKIEGIDAVIDKDLASELLAELIEADTLVIVTQVEMVYRHYGAPGQVGLRRLAAAEARAMLEAGEFPAGSMGPKIDAALMFLAAGGREVVITDPEHLTAAINGESGTSISA from the coding sequence ATGACGACGCGGCGCTTCGTGATCGCCCTCGGGGGCAATGCGATCGTTCCCGTGGGTCGCGAGGGCACCTACTACGACCAGTACCAGATCACCAAGACGACCATGCACCAGGTGGCCGAGCTTTCGGCCGCCGGGCACCAGATCGTGATCACCCACGGCAACGGGCCGGTAGTCGGCAACATCTTCCTGCGCAACGACGCCGGTTACGAGAAGTACGGCATCGCGCCGATGCCGCTCTTCGTCTGCGGCGCGGATTCGCAGGGCGGCCTCGGCTACATGATCCAGCAGAACCTGCAGAACGCCATGTTCCTGCGCGGTCTCGACAAGCAGGTGGCGACGATCGTCACGCAGGTCCTGGTCGATCGCGGCGATCCGGCGTTTGCGAACCCCACCAAGCCCATCGGTCCCTTCTACTCGGCGGAGCAGGCCGAGCAGGTCGCCAGGGAATTCGGCTGGATCGTGAAGGAGGACGCCGGTCGCGGCTGGCGGCGCGTCGTGCCGAGCCCCCGTCCCCGACAGGTGATCGAATTCAGGGTGATCAAGGACCTGCTCGAGGCCGGCGTGCTGGTGATCGCCTGCGGCGGCGGCGGCGTGCCCGTCGCCAAATGCGAGATGGACAAGATCGAGGGCATCGATGCGGTGATCGACAAGGACCTGGCTTCCGAACTGCTGGCGGAGTTGATCGAGGCGGACACGCTGGTGATCGTCACCCAGGTAGAAATGGTCTACCGGCATTACGGGGCGCCCGGGCAGGTCGGCCTGCGTCGGCTGGCCGCGGCCGAGGCCCGCGCCATGCTGGAGGCGGGGGAGTTCCCGGCGGGGAGCATGGGGCCCAAGATCGATGCGGCGCTGATGTTCCTCGCGGCCGGCGGCCGCGAGGTCGTGATCACCGATCCCGAGCATCTGACCGCCGCCATCAACGGCGAGTCCGGCACCTCGATCTCGGCTTGA